A single genomic interval of bacterium harbors:
- a CDS encoding MFS transporter produces the protein MIEKRLRVLLYALYDWGNSSFTTLVVTFIYSTYFTKAMAPDQITGTALWSRAVTATALIVALASPLLGVWADRGGHRRGLLAASSLLCIGATAALTFITPGHWLAALIVFTLANVGFEQGMVFYNSFLPDIADRHNIGRISGWAWGLGYAGGLCCLALALVGFVTENPWFGLSTEAGFNIRATNLLTAAWFALFGLPFVLFFRGRARTAEPAPTATGAAARGGRFLATLGRLRRYPQALRFLIARLLYNDGLITIFAFGGIYAAGTFGMTFRQIIVFGIALNVAAGIGAFAFGWLDDRAGAKATVQVSNVALAGAVTLAVLTRSLALFWVAAIAIGLFAGPNQSASRSLLARFTPAEREGEFFGFYALSGKFTSFLGPLFLGLVTQLSGSQRWGMSTLLIFFVVGGLLLAGVDEAAGVEAATAVHPD, from the coding sequence TTGATTGAAAAACGGCTGCGGGTGTTGCTCTATGCTCTGTACGACTGGGGCAACTCCTCTTTCACCACCCTGGTGGTGACATTCATTTACAGCACCTATTTCACCAAGGCCATGGCCCCGGATCAGATCACAGGGACGGCGCTCTGGTCGCGAGCGGTGACCGCCACCGCGCTGATCGTGGCCCTGGCCTCGCCGCTGCTGGGAGTGTGGGCCGACCGCGGCGGGCACCGACGGGGGCTTCTGGCCGCGAGCAGCCTGCTCTGCATCGGGGCCACCGCTGCGCTGACTTTTATCACCCCCGGCCACTGGCTGGCCGCGCTGATCGTTTTCACCCTGGCCAATGTCGGGTTCGAGCAGGGGATGGTGTTCTACAACTCGTTCCTGCCAGATATCGCCGACCGGCACAACATCGGACGCATCTCGGGCTGGGCCTGGGGCCTGGGCTACGCCGGGGGCCTGTGCTGCCTGGCCCTGGCCCTGGTGGGGTTCGTCACCGAGAACCCCTGGTTCGGCCTGAGCACGGAGGCGGGGTTCAACATCCGCGCCACCAACCTTCTGACCGCAGCCTGGTTCGCGCTTTTCGGCCTGCCGTTCGTGCTGTTTTTCCGCGGGCGGGCGCGCACTGCCGAACCAGCCCCAACAGCGACGGGAGCGGCCGCGCGGGGCGGACGGTTCCTGGCGACACTGGGACGGCTGCGGCGCTACCCCCAGGCGTTGCGTTTCCTGATCGCGCGGCTGTTGTACAATGACGGGTTGATAACTATCTTCGCTTTCGGCGGCATCTACGCGGCCGGGACTTTCGGGATGACTTTCCGCCAGATAATCGTGTTCGGCATCGCGCTGAACGTGGCCGCAGGTATAGGTGCGTTCGCGTTCGGCTGGCTGGATGACCGTGCCGGGGCCAAAGCCACGGTCCAGGTGAGCAACGTGGCCCTGGCCGGGGCGGTGACTCTGGCCGTGCTCACCCGCTCGCTGGCCCTGTTCTGGGTGGCGGCCATAGCGATCGGGCTGTTCGCCGGGCCGAACCAGTCGGCCAGCCGCTCCCTGTTGGCCCGATTCACCCCGGCCGAGCGCGAGGGCGAGTTCTTCGGGTTCTACGCCCTGTCGGGCAAGTTCACCTCGTTCCTCGGGCCGCTGTTTCTGGGCCTGGTGACCCAACTTAGCGGCAGCCAGCGCTGGGGCATGAGCACGCTGCTGATCTTTTTCGTGGTGGGCGGGCTGCTCCTGGCCGGAGTTGATGAGGCCGCCGGGGTGGAGGCCGCCACCGCGGTCCACCCGGATTGA